One part of the Neisseria zalophi genome encodes these proteins:
- a CDS encoding AbrB family transcriptional regulator: MASIKYLSGFMIALGGAWLADVTHIPIPWLLGPLLATAVFGLNGVPVRAPAWSTKTGLMVIGLSLGLYFTPQMAAILLTYWPLMIFGMLFSLSLGIFGSLFMYRRAKVDFATAWYASAMGGASQMAYMAAEKGADIGKVVSAHSLRVLMIVTIVPFFYQYMGFHNTDSGNLAYNTSVHWFGLLGLFVCGYACARLFEWFKWTNPWTFGPLAAATLLTLCEIHLSAIPSSISHISQLVIGWSLGNKFVPGFFRSAPRLLTVVAVNVAVSLLLTALVTYLLANTVAVSLPTLGLGLAPGGVTEMTITAKTLRLGVPLVTAFHVSRMVVVIGTADVLHRFFARFFVK, translated from the coding sequence ATGGCTTCGATAAAATATCTATCCGGTTTTATGATTGCTTTGGGTGGTGCTTGGTTGGCCGATGTCACCCATATACCGATTCCCTGGCTGCTCGGCCCGTTGCTGGCAACGGCTGTTTTTGGGTTGAACGGGGTGCCGGTTCGTGCGCCGGCATGGTCTACCAAAACCGGCCTGATGGTTATCGGTCTTTCGCTCGGCCTGTATTTCACCCCGCAGATGGCGGCGATATTGTTGACTTATTGGCCGCTGATGATCTTCGGCATGTTGTTTTCCCTATCGTTGGGTATTTTCGGTAGTCTGTTTATGTATCGCCGTGCTAAGGTTGATTTTGCAACGGCTTGGTATGCTTCGGCTATGGGCGGGGCCAGCCAGATGGCTTATATGGCTGCTGAGAAAGGGGCGGATATTGGTAAAGTGGTGTCGGCACACTCTTTGCGGGTGCTGATGATTGTGACCATTGTGCCGTTTTTTTATCAATATATGGGTTTTCACAATACCGATAGCGGTAATTTGGCTTACAACACGTCCGTTCATTGGTTCGGGTTGCTTGGGTTGTTTGTGTGCGGCTATGCGTGTGCGCGTTTGTTTGAATGGTTTAAGTGGACGAATCCGTGGACATTCGGCCCGTTGGCCGCAGCCACTTTATTGACGTTGTGCGAAATTCATCTTTCGGCTATTCCGTCGTCTATCTCGCATATCAGCCAGCTTGTTATCGGGTGGTCGTTGGGCAATAAGTTTGTGCCGGGTTTTTTCCGGAGTGCGCCGCGATTGCTGACGGTGGTGGCGGTTAATGTGGCGGTTTCGTTGTTATTAACCGCATTGGTTACCTATTTATTGGCCAATACGGTGGCGGTGTCACTGCCTACTTTAGGGCTGGGGCTGGCACCGGGCGGGGTAACGGAAATGACGATTACGGCTAAGACCTTACGATTAGGCGTGCCTTTGGTGACGGCATTTCATGTTTCCAGAATGGTGGTGGTTATTGGCACGGCCGATGTGTTGCATCGTTTTTTTGCCCGTTTTTTTGTGAAATGA
- the uraH gene encoding hydroxyisourate hydrolase, producing MKLQTILCIIFSGLASSVFAADNYQLSTHILDIRKGKPASNVSVELYKMNAQGQWDEVGENKTDNNGRITNFLPLREGKDNKGTYKLKFKTKEYFARDKVDNFYPFVEVSFELKDGNHYHVPITLSPFGYSTYRGS from the coding sequence ATGAAATTACAAACTATACTTTGTATTATTTTTAGCGGTTTGGCATCATCTGTTTTTGCCGCGGATAATTATCAGTTGAGCACGCATATTTTGGATATTCGTAAAGGCAAGCCTGCATCCAATGTTAGTGTCGAATTGTATAAAATGAATGCTCAGGGTCAATGGGATGAGGTTGGTGAGAACAAAACCGATAATAACGGTAGGATCACAAATTTTTTGCCGTTAAGAGAAGGAAAAGATAACAAAGGTACTTATAAACTGAAATTCAAAACTAAAGAGTACTTTGCTCGGGATAAAGTGGATAATTTTTACCCGTTTGTAGAAGTTTCTTTTGAATTGAAAGACGGCAATCATTATCATGTGCCGATTACATTATCTCCGTTCGGTTATTCTACTTATCGAGGTAGTTGA
- a CDS encoding FAD-binding oxidoreductase: MNPIEIKQQLKRFLNSSEILEDSTALLVDQRKRYTGYADIIVQPESVEHVRQLMAFCFANRISVTPQGGNTGLCGGAVPNGGVLLNLSKLNRIREINVADNAITVDSGVVLQNVQEAASKAGRFFPLSLASEGSCQIGGNIACNAGGLNVLRYGAMRDLVLGLEVVLPNGELISHLNPLHKNTTGYDLRHLFIGSEGTLGVITGATLKLFAQPTIKETAWVGVQSIEQAVTLLSLVQGAFSGRLSSFELISQFALTLSADFSQSREPIEAPWHVLMELTDSVAREDLGTLLAEFLMDNGFENAVLAHSESERSELWRLRENISAAQRNLGVSIKHDIAVPIARVAEFVENCGKALQTAFKDIQIVVFGHLGDGSLHYNTFLLDISDNRVYEYENAVNEVVYANVFQCEGTIAAEHGIGQIKKHWLPKVRSETELNLMRAIKKQLDPYNIMNPGKLLPEPDKWL; the protein is encoded by the coding sequence ATGAATCCGATAGAAATCAAACAACAGCTGAAAAGATTTCTCAATTCTTCGGAAATATTGGAAGACAGTACGGCATTATTGGTTGACCAACGTAAGCGTTATACGGGGTATGCCGATATTATCGTACAGCCTGAAAGTGTCGAACATGTCAGGCAATTAATGGCTTTTTGCTTTGCAAACCGGATTAGTGTTACCCCTCAGGGAGGGAATACCGGATTGTGCGGCGGAGCGGTACCCAATGGCGGTGTATTACTCAATCTATCCAAGCTCAATCGTATTCGGGAAATTAATGTGGCAGATAATGCGATTACGGTAGATTCAGGTGTCGTGTTGCAAAATGTGCAAGAAGCGGCTTCCAAAGCGGGACGGTTTTTCCCGCTGAGTCTGGCGAGTGAGGGCTCTTGTCAAATCGGCGGTAATATTGCTTGTAATGCCGGCGGATTGAATGTATTGCGCTATGGTGCGATGCGCGATTTGGTTTTGGGGTTAGAAGTTGTATTACCTAATGGTGAGTTGATATCTCATTTGAATCCCCTTCATAAAAATACTACCGGTTATGATTTACGCCATCTTTTTATCGGTAGTGAAGGTACTTTAGGTGTGATTACGGGTGCAACACTGAAATTATTTGCACAACCAACTATTAAAGAGACTGCTTGGGTGGGCGTTCAATCAATTGAGCAGGCAGTCACTTTGTTGTCGTTGGTACAAGGAGCATTTTCCGGACGCTTAAGCAGTTTCGAGCTTATCAGCCAATTTGCATTGACCCTATCGGCTGATTTTAGCCAAAGTCGTGAGCCTATTGAAGCACCATGGCATGTATTAATGGAATTAACCGATTCGGTTGCGCGGGAGGATTTAGGTACGTTATTGGCTGAGTTTTTAATGGATAACGGTTTTGAGAATGCGGTTTTAGCGCATTCGGAATCGGAGCGTTCCGAATTATGGCGGTTGCGTGAAAATATTTCTGCGGCACAGCGTAATCTCGGTGTCAGCATCAAGCATGATATTGCGGTACCGATTGCCCGTGTGGCTGAGTTTGTAGAAAACTGCGGCAAAGCACTTCAGACAGCTTTTAAAGATATTCAGATTGTAGTTTTCGGTCACTTGGGTGACGGAAGCCTGCATTACAATACTTTTTTACTGGATATCTCGGATAATCGGGTTTATGAGTATGAAAATGCGGTTAATGAGGTGGTTTATGCCAATGTTTTCCAATGTGAAGGAACCATTGCTGCAGAGCACGGTATCGGACAGATTAAAAAACATTGGTTGCCTAAAGTGCGGAGTGAAACTGAACTGAACTTGATGCGTGCTATTAAAAAGCAATTGGATCCGTATAATATTATGAATCCGGGCAAGTTATTGCCTGAACCGGATAAATGGCTTTAA
- a CDS encoding FKBP-type peptidyl-prolyl cis-trans isomerase, whose translation MAIQKNSVVTLHYKMFDANEQLIDETEQPIVYLHGGYDGIFPLVEEALHGKEVGDTVDVQLAPDDAFGEQNPELVRIESVDVFPVEVEVGMMFEADDPETGDVWVYRVTDVADGKAVVDGNHPLAGMKIHFQATVEDVRDATEEEIAHGHVHGEHGHHH comes from the coding sequence ATGGCTATTCAAAAAAATTCCGTTGTCACGCTTCACTATAAAATGTTTGATGCAAACGAACAGCTGATTGATGAAACGGAACAACCGATTGTCTATCTCCACGGAGGTTACGACGGCATTTTCCCTCTAGTGGAAGAAGCATTACATGGTAAAGAAGTCGGCGATACAGTTGATGTACAACTGGCTCCGGATGATGCATTTGGCGAACAAAACCCGGAATTGGTACGTATTGAAAGCGTAGACGTTTTCCCCGTCGAAGTAGAAGTCGGCATGATGTTTGAAGCTGACGATCCGGAAACCGGTGACGTATGGGTTTACCGTGTAACCGACGTTGCTGACGGCAAAGCAGTTGTTGACGGCAACCATCCTTTGGCCGGCATGAAAATTCACTTCCAAGCAACAGTAGAAGATGTACGCGATGCAACCGAAGAAGAAATCGCTCATGGTCATGTACATGGTGAACATGGTCATCATCATTAA
- the rfaD gene encoding ADP-glyceromanno-heptose 6-epimerase: protein MTIIVTGAAGFIGSNIVKALNERGITDIVAVDNLTRGEKFKNLAECEIAHYLDKHEFIRQVREHILPFDEIEAVFHDGACSDTMEHNGLYMMENNYQYSLDLLDWCQDERIPFLYASSAAVYGKGEIFREERELEKPLNVYGYSKFLFDQVVRRRMAAGLTAQVAGFRYFNVYGPHEQHKGRMASVAFHHFNQYRTQGYVNLFGENDGYGKGEQTRDFVSVEDVVKVNLFFLDNPDKSGIFNLGTGRSQPFNDLAAATVNACRVAKGEAAMSLQELVKEELIRYIPFPDALKGKYQSFTEADISRLREAGYQDAFFDVDEGVSRYVHWLLQNHHE, encoded by the coding sequence ATGACCATTATTGTCACCGGTGCCGCCGGCTTTATCGGCAGCAATATTGTTAAAGCGTTAAACGAACGTGGGATTACCGATATCGTCGCTGTCGATAATCTGACCCGTGGTGAAAAATTCAAAAATCTGGCCGAATGCGAAATCGCCCATTATCTGGATAAGCATGAATTTATCCGTCAGGTGCGTGAGCATATACTGCCGTTTGATGAAATCGAGGCCGTTTTCCATGATGGTGCCTGTTCCGATACGATGGAACATAACGGCCTGTATATGATGGAAAATAACTACCAATACAGCTTGGATTTGCTGGATTGGTGTCAGGATGAGCGGATTCCGTTTTTATACGCTTCCAGTGCGGCGGTGTATGGTAAGGGCGAGATTTTCCGCGAAGAGCGCGAATTGGAAAAACCGTTGAATGTGTATGGTTATTCCAAATTCCTGTTCGACCAAGTGGTGCGCCGCCGTATGGCAGCAGGGTTGACCGCACAAGTTGCCGGCTTCCGTTATTTCAATGTTTACGGCCCGCATGAACAACACAAAGGCCGTATGGCTTCGGTGGCATTCCATCATTTCAACCAATACCGAACGCAAGGTTATGTGAACCTGTTTGGTGAAAACGACGGCTATGGCAAAGGCGAGCAAACCCGCGACTTTGTGAGCGTGGAAGATGTGGTGAAAGTGAACCTGTTCTTTTTAGACAACCCCGATAAATCGGGCATCTTTAACTTGGGTACGGGTCGTAGCCAGCCGTTTAACGATTTGGCGGCGGCAACGGTAAATGCTTGTCGTGTGGCAAAGGGCGAAGCGGCAATGAGCTTGCAAGAGTTGGTGAAAGAGGAATTGATTCGCTATATTCCGTTCCCCGATGCGCTTAAAGGCAAGTATCAGAGTTTTACCGAAGCGGATATTTCCCGTTTGCGCGAAGCCGGTTATCAGGATGCATTTTTTGATGTAGACGAAGGTGTCAGCCGTTATGTGCATTGGCTGCTGCAAAACCATCATGAATAA
- the rfaE1 gene encoding D-glycero-beta-D-manno-heptose-7-phosphate kinase gives MVLNADTQQLQSRLAQARVLVVGDVMLDRYWFGDVSRISPEAPVPVAKIATVEQRAGGAANVARNIASLGGQAALLSVTGDDEAASALEELMRQDGVAAYMMRDAEIATTVKLRVVARNQQLIRLDFEEIPHREILDSVKEQYQQLLPQYDVVVLSDYGKGGLLHVAAMIESARLAGKPVLIDPKGDDYEKYAGATLLTPNRAELKEVVGSWRNEEELVEKTQSLRRHLELEALLLTRSEEGMTLFRSNQIDNQPTRAQEVYDVSGAGDTVIASMGLGLAAGYDLTEAMHLANTAAGVVVAKLGTAVCSFEELTAALKEQEQAV, from the coding sequence ATGGTTCTTAATGCCGATACCCAACAATTACAATCCCGCTTGGCCCAAGCCCGTGTTTTGGTGGTAGGGGATGTGATGCTCGACCGCTATTGGTTCGGCGATGTTTCCCGTATTTCACCGGAAGCCCCCGTACCCGTCGCCAAAATCGCCACTGTCGAACAACGGGCGGGCGGTGCTGCCAATGTGGCGCGTAATATTGCTTCCCTCGGCGGGCAGGCCGCGTTATTGTCGGTGACCGGCGATGATGAAGCCGCGTCGGCGCTTGAAGAATTGATGCGGCAGGACGGGGTGGCCGCTTACATGATGCGCGATGCCGAAATCGCCACCACCGTTAAGCTGCGTGTGGTCGCCCGCAACCAACAGCTTATCCGCCTGGATTTTGAAGAAATACCGCATCGGGAAATTCTCGACTCGGTGAAAGAACAATACCAACAATTATTGCCGCAATATGATGTGGTGGTGCTGTCGGACTATGGCAAAGGCGGGTTGTTGCACGTTGCCGCCATGATAGAAAGCGCCCGCTTGGCCGGCAAACCTGTGTTGATCGACCCGAAAGGCGATGATTACGAAAAATATGCCGGCGCGACTCTGCTCACGCCCAACCGTGCCGAATTAAAAGAAGTGGTGGGCAGTTGGCGCAATGAAGAAGAATTGGTAGAAAAAACCCAAAGCCTGCGCCGCCATCTCGAATTGGAAGCATTGTTGCTGACCCGCAGCGAAGAGGGCATGACACTGTTTCGCAGCAACCAGATCGACAACCAGCCCACCCGCGCTCAGGAAGTGTATGACGTTTCTGGTGCGGGGGATACCGTTATCGCCAGTATGGGCTTGGGCTTGGCGGCAGGATACGATTTAACCGAAGCCATGCACCTTGCCAATACCGCCGCCGGCGTGGTGGTAGCCAAATTGGGTACAGCCGTGTGTTCGTTTGAAGAACTGACTGCGGCATTGAAAGAGCAAGAACAGGCCGTCTGA
- the pyrF gene encoding orotidine-5'-phosphate decarboxylase, producing MNPLITDFNTETTRTPVIVALDFANEQDTLAFVRRLDPSLCCLKIGKELFTATGRSLVEKLIHQGFQIFLDLKYHDIPNTVAQACKAAADIGVWMVDMHVSGGRRMMEAAAEAVANHAQKPLLIGVTVLTSMEQSDLKEIGIDIPVEDLVVRWAELAKHSGLDGVVCSAHEAAPLRRTLGEDFVLVTPGIRLNVAANNDDQRRIMTPAEALAAGSTYLVMGRPVTLATDPVAVLREVNAAVNGL from the coding sequence ATGAATCCATTAATCACCGACTTCAACACCGAAACCACCCGCACGCCGGTTATCGTGGCTTTGGATTTTGCCAACGAACAAGACACCTTGGCCTTTGTGCGCCGCTTAGACCCCAGCTTATGCTGTTTGAAAATCGGCAAGGAATTGTTTACCGCAACCGGCCGCAGCTTGGTTGAAAAGCTGATTCATCAAGGCTTTCAGATTTTTCTTGATTTGAAATACCACGATATTCCCAACACCGTTGCCCAAGCTTGTAAAGCGGCGGCGGATATCGGCGTTTGGATGGTGGATATGCATGTTTCCGGCGGTCGGCGGATGATGGAAGCGGCTGCCGAAGCCGTGGCCAATCATGCTCAAAAGCCGCTGCTGATTGGTGTGACGGTGCTCACCAGTATGGAACAAAGTGATTTGAAAGAAATCGGTATAGATATACCGGTGGAAGATTTGGTTGTGCGTTGGGCGGAGTTGGCCAAACATTCCGGTTTGGACGGCGTGGTTTGTTCGGCGCATGAAGCGGCACCGCTGCGCCGTACTTTGGGCGAAGATTTTGTATTGGTGACCCCTGGCATCCGCTTGAATGTTGCCGCCAATAACGATGACCAACGCCGCATTATGACTCCCGCCGAAGCGTTGGCTGCTGGTTCTACTTATTTGGTGATGGGGCGTCCGGTGACTTTGGCGACCGACCCCGTCGCCGTATTGCGTGAAGTGAATGCAGCGGTGAACGGCTTATAA
- the mnmC gene encoding FAD-dependent 5-carboxymethylaminomethyl-2-thiouridine(34) oxidoreductase MnmC, with amino-acid sequence MNCLAWNHVPDTATLAHAIATQAAPLYLIVCLPDDSIPEFQLSATPDALEQTLHRNLTAQLGCIQFNGPNVLENILPNVHLWLMPSETATRLGEHFPMPLLWQTEAMPQKETVPPKPWFRPSENRAIPTRVLIIGAGIAGAATARALAQHGLPVTVLEAAEPATAASGNRQGLLYAKISPHNTEQTELLLCGYGHTRRLLQNLLSEQTDWGGNGILHLNYDNEEARRNRLLSEQRRHSHLYRAVSADEATQIAGIPIAQSGLYWPQGVWLHPPALVRALLNHPLIEVHNQSPVLSAEHNGHSWQVHTPKHIFSGSHLVYCTGAHSPHIADANIATLPYRLIRGQTDLASATPYSQQLRCALSGTSYISPAWQGRHGYGATFVQHDTGTDWREADRQTNLLNLQTLNPKLAAELAPPLLSDGLNHIPQGHAALRCDSPDHLPIVGALGDIQAMQSVYAKLALDKNYRIRTACPYLPDAYINTAHGSRGLSTAPICAAAVAADILGLPNPLSQRIRTALSSNRLIIRALIRQQPLSVSAP; translated from the coding sequence ATGAATTGTCTTGCTTGGAACCATGTGCCCGACACCGCCACACTGGCACACGCCATCGCCACACAGGCCGCACCACTGTATCTCATTGTCTGCCTGCCAGACGATAGCATCCCCGAATTTCAACTTTCCGCCACACCCGATGCTTTAGAACAAACGCTGCACCGCAACCTGACGGCACAACTCGGCTGCATACAGTTTAACGGCCCCAATGTTTTAGAAAATATCCTGCCCAACGTACACCTATGGCTGATGCCGTCTGAAACCGCCACCCGACTCGGCGAACATTTCCCCATGCCTTTATTATGGCAAACCGAAGCCATGCCGCAAAAGGAAACCGTACCGCCGAAACCATGGTTCAGGCCGTCTGAAAACCGTGCCATCCCTACCCGCGTGCTGATTATCGGTGCGGGCATTGCCGGCGCCGCCACCGCCCGCGCACTGGCACAACACGGCCTGCCGGTAACCGTATTGGAAGCGGCCGAACCCGCCACCGCCGCTTCCGGCAACCGGCAAGGTTTGCTGTATGCCAAAATTTCACCGCACAATACCGAACAAACCGAATTGTTGTTGTGCGGATACGGCCACACCCGCCGCCTGTTGCAAAATCTACTGTCCGAACAAACCGACTGGGGCGGCAACGGCATCCTCCACCTCAATTACGATAATGAAGAAGCCCGCCGCAACCGTTTACTCAGCGAACAACGCCGACACAGCCATCTTTACCGTGCCGTTTCAGCCGATGAAGCCACACAAATTGCCGGTATTCCCATCGCACAAAGCGGCCTTTATTGGCCGCAAGGCGTTTGGCTGCATCCGCCCGCCCTTGTCCGCGCCCTGCTCAATCATCCTCTGATTGAAGTGCATAACCAAAGCCCCGTATTATCAGCCGAACACAACGGCCACTCTTGGCAGGTACACACTCCGAAGCACATCTTTAGCGGCAGCCATCTGGTTTACTGCACCGGCGCGCACAGTCCGCATATTGCCGATGCCAATATTGCAACCCTACCCTACCGGCTGATACGCGGCCAAACCGACCTTGCCTCGGCCACACCTTATTCGCAACAACTGCGCTGCGCCCTTTCCGGCACCAGCTACATCAGCCCCGCTTGGCAGGGTCGGCACGGCTACGGGGCGACCTTTGTCCAGCACGATACCGGCACCGACTGGCGTGAAGCAGACCGCCAAACCAATCTGCTGAACCTACAAACCTTAAATCCCAAATTGGCCGCCGAACTAGCCCCGCCATTACTTTCAGACGGCCTGAATCATATTCCGCAAGGGCACGCCGCCCTCCGTTGCGACAGCCCCGACCATTTGCCTATCGTGGGCGCATTGGGCGATATCCAAGCCATGCAAAGCGTTTACGCCAAACTCGCACTTGATAAAAACTACCGCATCCGCACCGCCTGCCCCTATCTGCCCGACGCCTATATCAACACCGCCCACGGCAGCCGCGGCCTGAGCACCGCCCCAATTTGCGCCGCCGCCGTTGCCGCCGATATTCTCGGTTTGCCCAACCCGCTTTCACAACGCATCCGCACCGCCCTCAGCTCCAACCGCCTGATTATCCGCGCCCTGATACGACAGCAGCCTTTAAGCGTATCTGCCCCTTAA
- a CDS encoding beta-ketoacyl-ACP synthase III, translating to MQYAKILGTGSYLPANRVSNDDLAKKIDTSDEWITSRTGIKFRHIADENEQTSDLAVIAARNALENAGMAADEIDLIIVATSTPDMIFPSTATIVQQKLGIGATGCPAFDVQAVCAGFMYAITTANAYIKSGMAKNVLVIGAETFSRILNWEDRTTCVLFGDGAGAVVLGASDEPGIIHSKLQADGDYIDLLKTPGQVVNGQVCGTPFLTMDGPGVFKFAVKMLAKVAEDVLKESGYTSAQIDWIVPHQANKRIIESTAKHLHLSMDKVILTVENHGNTSAASIPLALDSGIRNGQIQRGQHLLLEGIGGGFAWGAVLLKY from the coding sequence ATGCAGTATGCCAAAATTCTCGGTACGGGCAGTTATCTGCCCGCCAACCGTGTCAGCAATGATGACTTAGCCAAAAAAATCGATACCTCCGACGAATGGATTACCTCGCGTACCGGTATCAAATTCCGCCACATTGCCGACGAAAACGAACAAACCAGCGATTTAGCCGTTATTGCAGCACGCAACGCCTTAGAAAATGCCGGTATGGCCGCTGATGAAATTGATTTGATTATTGTGGCAACTTCTACGCCCGATATGATTTTTCCGTCCACCGCCACCATCGTGCAGCAAAAGCTCGGTATCGGTGCCACAGGCTGCCCCGCATTCGACGTGCAGGCGGTGTGCGCCGGTTTTATGTATGCCATTACCACCGCCAACGCCTATATTAAAAGCGGCATGGCCAAAAACGTCTTGGTTATCGGGGCGGAAACCTTCAGCCGCATTTTAAATTGGGAAGACCGCACTACTTGCGTTTTATTCGGCGACGGTGCCGGTGCGGTGGTGTTAGGCGCATCAGACGAACCGGGTATTATCCACAGCAAATTACAGGCCGACGGCGACTATATCGACCTACTGAAAACACCCGGACAAGTCGTTAACGGACAAGTTTGCGGCACCCCCTTCCTCACGATGGACGGCCCCGGTGTGTTTAAATTTGCTGTAAAAATGTTGGCCAAAGTAGCCGAAGACGTTTTAAAAGAATCAGGCTATACCTCCGCGCAAATCGATTGGATTGTGCCCCATCAGGCCAATAAGCGTATTATCGAAAGCACCGCCAAACATTTGCATTTGAGCATGGATAAAGTGATTCTCACCGTAGAAAACCACGGCAACACATCCGCCGCATCGATTCCGTTGGCACTGGATAGCGGCATACGAAACGGCCAAATCCAGCGCGGCCAACACCTGCTGCTCGAAGGCATCGGCGGCGGTTTTGCATGGGGAGCGGTATTGCTAAAATACTAA
- a CDS encoding DUF1294 domain-containing protein: MNKQIHYGTVTHWFDELQRGSVFSDDHGTQRILLEPSSLNTNYPHPKSGDRISFSLHQDDKNRLCAEDATLLPPLKENERVEITLSDWNYQQNGGYGKHQIQRTTPIFILGQFLNDQTRIPDTGEILEGRLVKHSNGQWLMVEADIIEPPPELPKDIPGPNEIRSLQAELMPPPLLKKTKPTFSKHAATPSEKPATPNTTNTEETEKAGADTLPANKVLCGTIISWNDEKGYGFICTENNQTVFFHISAFHYAAQRPQQEQQVSFYCNRPTGSEPQRAMRVVLLGHEAALFSERPYDYHAFNFNLQKLLSYGIFGLAYLIVVAYFSAKLALLYLAASAIAFGMYRSDKQTAVTQAGKQGYLGRVPEQKLHQIGLIGGWPGALLARGAFNHKTGKTSFIRIFWITVAVNIAITYALLIHYADNPIALFLKN, translated from the coding sequence ATGAATAAGCAAATACATTACGGCACGGTAACGCATTGGTTCGACGAACTGCAACGTGGATCGGTTTTTTCCGACGACCACGGCACACAACGAATTCTGCTGGAACCCTCCTCTCTAAATACAAACTATCCGCATCCCAAAAGCGGCGACCGCATCAGTTTCAGTCTCCATCAAGACGATAAAAACCGTTTATGCGCCGAAGACGCAACCTTATTGCCGCCTTTAAAAGAAAACGAACGTGTTGAAATCACGCTATCCGACTGGAATTACCAACAAAACGGCGGTTATGGCAAACATCAAATCCAACGCACCACACCTATTTTCATTTTAGGCCAGTTTCTTAATGATCAAACGCGTATCCCCGACACAGGGGAAATTTTGGAAGGCAGATTGGTCAAACACAGTAACGGCCAATGGTTGATGGTTGAGGCCGATATTATCGAACCTCCTCCCGAACTGCCCAAAGACATACCCGGCCCTAATGAAATACGCAGCCTACAAGCCGAACTAATGCCGCCTCCGCTACTGAAGAAAACCAAACCTACTTTCAGTAAACATGCTGCTACGCCATCGGAAAAACCTGCTACGCCCAACACTACAAATACTGAAGAAACTGAAAAAGCGGGTGCCGACACACTCCCTGCCAATAAAGTATTGTGCGGCACCATTATCAGTTGGAACGATGAAAAAGGATACGGTTTTATCTGTACCGAAAACAATCAAACCGTATTCTTCCATATTTCGGCCTTTCATTATGCCGCCCAGCGTCCGCAACAAGAGCAGCAAGTCAGCTTTTACTGTAACCGCCCAACAGGAAGCGAACCGCAAAGAGCCATGCGGGTGGTATTGCTCGGCCATGAAGCGGCTTTATTTTCCGAACGACCCTACGATTACCATGCATTTAATTTCAACCTGCAAAAACTATTATCCTACGGTATATTCGGACTGGCTTATTTAATAGTGGTAGCCTATTTTTCCGCCAAACTTGCACTTCTCTATCTGGCAGCCAGTGCCATTGCTTTTGGCATGTACCGCAGCGACAAGCAAACAGCCGTTACCCAAGCCGGCAAACAAGGCTATCTCGGGCGGGTGCCGGAGCAAAAACTCCATCAAATCGGCTTAATCGGCGGTTGGCCGGGTGCCTTATTGGCACGGGGCGCATTCAACCACAAAACCGGTAAAACCTCATTTATCCGTATTTTTTGGATAACTGTCGCCGTAAATATTGCCATCACCTATGCCCTGCTGATACATTATGCCGATAATCCGATCGCCTTATTTTTGAAAAACTAA